Proteins from a genomic interval of Cognatishimia sp. WU-CL00825:
- a CDS encoding ABC transporter ATP-binding protein, which produces MSEAILKVRNLNMHFPTGGGFAGKSTSVVRAVNNVSFEVNRGESFGIVGESGSGKTTLGRCIMRILAPTSGEMHFAPSGLSPVDLTSLSKDELRVIWRKMRMVFQDPQSSLNPRLRVLDLIGQSIQKTEGLRGTELSARVAELLLQVGLRPEFLMRYANAFSGGQRQRIGIARALATRPEMVIADEAVSALDVSIQAQTLNLMKDLQEDFALTYVFIAHDLAVVQHFCDRIAVMFQGQIVELAAADTLYRAPKHPYTRALLSAVPIPDPRQRGRLRGKVALTDGMTQLGGCAFAGRCAHATEICKAQLPPVRNIDGAEVACHFAGEI; this is translated from the coding sequence ATGTCTGAGGCGATCCTTAAAGTTCGAAATCTAAATATGCACTTCCCAACTGGTGGCGGTTTTGCAGGGAAATCCACCTCTGTGGTCCGTGCAGTCAATAATGTCAGCTTTGAGGTCAATCGCGGCGAGTCTTTTGGAATCGTTGGCGAAAGTGGATCTGGGAAAACGACGCTTGGTCGCTGTATCATGCGTATTTTGGCCCCTACTAGTGGCGAGATGCATTTTGCACCTAGCGGCTTAAGCCCGGTAGATTTGACCTCGCTCAGCAAAGACGAGCTACGGGTGATCTGGCGCAAAATGCGCATGGTGTTTCAAGATCCGCAAAGCTCGTTGAATCCGCGCCTGCGGGTGCTGGATCTGATTGGCCAATCCATTCAAAAGACCGAAGGCCTCCGCGGCACAGAGCTTTCTGCCCGGGTCGCAGAATTGCTGCTGCAAGTTGGCTTGCGTCCCGAATTCCTGATGCGTTATGCCAATGCGTTTTCCGGCGGCCAGCGTCAGCGCATTGGCATTGCCCGTGCCTTGGCAACCCGCCCAGAAATGGTCATTGCAGACGAAGCGGTCTCAGCGCTGGATGTGTCGATTCAGGCGCAAACTTTGAACCTGATGAAGGACCTTCAAGAAGATTTTGCACTCACCTATGTGTTCATTGCTCATGATTTGGCAGTGGTGCAGCATTTCTGCGATCGCATTGCAGTGATGTTTCAAGGACAAATTGTAGAGCTGGCCGCTGCAGATACATTGTATCGCGCGCCCAAACATCCCTATACCCGTGCACTATTGTCAGCCGTGCCAATCCCAGACCCGCGTCAGCGCGGGCGCTTGCGCGGCAAAGTGGCTTTGACAGATGGGATGACCCAGCTGGGTGGATGTGCATTTGCGGGGCGCTGTGCGCATGCTACGGAAATCTGCAAAGCCCAGTTGCCCCCTGTACGCAACATCGACGGTGCTGAAGTCGCCTGTCATTTTGCCGGAGAGATCTAG
- a CDS encoding sugar kinase, which yields MTTEKLSTSSICCIGEVMIELVHAPNGALNLGVAGDTYNTAVYLMRQLRGTEITTSYVTALGEDLYSDRIAAALESHGLDLSLVERRADKMPGLYAVDTDDQGERSFSYWRDSSAARDMFSTNSTLKLSALAGFGMVYLSGITMAILQPDARQKVLDFIQAYRASGGLFAYDSNYRPRLWESQEEAQKVNESLWRVCDIALPSIDDEMALFGDADEASVLRRLASFGVSQGALKRGAEGPLDLEGLVVAQNLNQVEKVIDSTAAGDSFNAGYLAAFLKGEGTQAALEAGHNLAAKVISARGAIIAE from the coding sequence ATGACGACAGAAAAACTGAGCACTTCGAGCATTTGTTGCATCGGCGAAGTGATGATTGAATTGGTGCATGCCCCAAATGGTGCGCTTAACTTGGGCGTTGCCGGAGACACTTATAACACAGCCGTTTACCTGATGCGGCAGCTGCGCGGGACAGAGATCACGACCTCTTATGTGACGGCGCTTGGTGAGGATCTTTATTCTGACCGGATCGCCGCAGCACTGGAAAGTCATGGCTTGGATTTGTCGCTGGTGGAACGGCGGGCAGATAAAATGCCTGGGCTTTATGCGGTGGACACGGATGACCAAGGCGAGCGCAGCTTTTCCTATTGGCGCGATTCCTCGGCCGCGCGGGATATGTTTTCTACCAACAGCACGCTAAAGCTGTCTGCATTGGCTGGTTTTGGGATGGTGTATCTGTCCGGAATAACAATGGCGATCTTGCAGCCTGATGCGCGCCAAAAGGTGCTTGATTTTATACAAGCGTATCGCGCGAGCGGTGGGCTGTTTGCCTATGACAGCAACTATCGTCCGCGTTTGTGGGAGAGCCAGGAGGAGGCCCAGAAGGTCAACGAAAGCCTGTGGCGGGTCTGCGACATCGCTTTGCCATCAATTGACGACGAGATGGCTTTGTTTGGGGATGCTGATGAAGCTTCGGTGCTGCGCCGGTTGGCGTCTTTTGGCGTGTCACAGGGTGCCCTGAAAAGGGGTGCCGAGGGGCCGCTGGATTTAGAGGGGCTGGTGGTTGCGCAAAACCTGAACCAAGTTGAAAAAGTCATCGACAGCACGGCGGCGGGCGACAGTTTCAACGCGGGGTATCTGGCCGCGTTCCTGAAGGGCGAAGGCACGCAGGCCGCACTTGAGGCTGGGCACAATCTGGCTGCCAAGGTGATTTCTGCCCGCGGGGCAATTATTGCTGAATAG